Within the Maniola hyperantus chromosome 7, iAphHyp1.2, whole genome shotgun sequence genome, the region ctctgtaccaaatttcatcaaaatcggttgaacggttgggccgtgaaaagctagcagacagacagacgcacttttgcatttataatattagtatggattgtcaAGTGAATTCTAATCACTGGTTCATTATGATGTTCCTACTGTTCTCAGAATCAGCAAATAAATGCTGCAATTGCTGTTTTCATAAATTTGAATTGCAATATTGAAAAATGAAACTATCAATCATATGTCAAGTGTTAAAAATACACGGTTTCAGGTAACATTGGCGTGTGAGGGACAGACCTGTAAAGCACATAAAATGGTACTATCAGCGTGTAGTCCCTACTTCAAAAGCTTATTAGAGGCAAGTCTATACAATGTTCTTAATATAATGTGAAAAAATTACTTCTCAcatgccattttaactttatgtgtcaaatttcatgtcaaaagtatgattttagtccttattttaaaggcgaaccaTGGaggaaccatacttttgacatgacagttgacccatagagttaaaatggcccgTGAGAAGTTATTTTGTGAGGACTACTTACTTTCCCCaatgggtcccaaggtgctggaatggcaacctcgcaccggaaggcgcagtgttggaagaccccccactagataaacggacgatatcagacgagttgcagggaactgctggattcaggtggcacaagaccttggtgtgtggaagtctctacaagagaccgcTGTCCaggagtggacgtctatcggttgatgatgtcaAGTTCAGAATGTCATcactaccgagaagaaccaattcgaaactcggcggttgctctttttcaAATGTTCAGCTTGCGATAATATGCCATATTGTATAAGTAATTGATGGACTGAGTCAATTCCACGTTTATTTCCAGGAGAACCCATCAAAGCACCCGATCATAATCCTGAAAGATGTGTCATACTTGCACCTGCAGGCAATATTAGAATTCATGTACGCCGGAGAAGTCAATGTGTCTCAGGAACAACTGCCCGCATTCCTCAAGACTGCTGCCCGCCTTAAGGTAACTTCATTTTGCttcttttttgtaaaatgaaatctaaatgtataaaaggaagaatagaaggtgactaactgactgactgactgactgatctatcaacgcacagttcaaactcctgggcggattggactgaaatttggcatgtagatagctattatgacgtaggcatctgctaagaaaggatttttgaaaattcaacccttaggggggtgaaataggggtttgaaatttgtgtagtccacgcggacgaagtcataagctagtattactagCTAAGCTTAAACCTAGCCTTATCTAACCTTCTCTTCCTGAGATTCCTTTCCGCACTTTGACAACTTCCGTGGCAccgtggtcttattagagggaagtcccgagttcgattcctggtaggggaaatttggaattttataatttcttttgctctggtctggtctggtgggaggcttcagccgtagctagttaccaccctaccggcaaagccttgctgccaagcgatttagcgtgtagaaaccaaagcaaaattagtaaaaaactgccatacccccttccagattagccggCTTCCATGTTAAAATGCATAATTTCTTACCACCaagtgaaattgcagtcaagggctaacttctgtctgaataaaaaaacaacttAGACATTGCTGACTGTTGTACGTGAAAATCTTAATCGAACCTCTTTTCTTGGTACCAGGTAAAAGGCCTAGCTGAACCGCCACCACAGATGCCGAGCATCAAGCGGGAAGGGTAGCCCAGTGTCAAAGACTCTAGTGAACGCAAACACCaatgtaaaaataacaatagttacaCCCACACACGTATTTTTGTATGACAATGTTTTCGACACCCCTGTCTTAATTAGGGCTGATTCACACTAGGGCTTCActctttttttattagtttggcAATAATTGTGACCACTTTGGCGAAAAACtttaggttttttatttttaaaaaatgtttgtcGATAATATGTTGGCAGTAGAATGCTAACTTGGcggatattaaaaaatattaaggcaataataataaatagattttaaattaatagcGAATCTCTAAAGCAGAATGAACCGCTCCTTCGTTCTCCAatatccattctaatattataaaagcgagaATGGGTCTGTCTTCCTGTAACCTTTTCGCAGCTGATCTGctggaccgattttgaccaATGTTACAGGGATAGCTTGGATCCCAGCGACGCTCGCATAAAGACTATTTTTATCTCGTACAACTATGAAGGTCCCACAGGGTTTTTAGCAATCTAAAAccgaacgaagtcgcaagcattgGTACTggttctgagcacaactaaattttagagcattcacatcctcttcttactaatataatatgaaaaggacagacagtttgacagttttaagtttaattcaGAGCCGTCAAagctcgtgactttagctgcgaGTCGCGAACGTATCGTTTGAATTTGTAgcgtgctctaaaatttagagtatttaaatgttCCGTTTCGTCATTCATGTTCCGCCctcttttagcaatattaaaaagaaaaggatgcagatactctaaatctAGTTtcgcgaaaaacaacagaatcagcgccattatCTAGTATTGAGTTTCGGAATAATTCATGTATCAATATATATCATTCGTCATGAAAAAGGAGACTAAAGGAGACAATACTTTTACGAGATTTCTTATCAAAATTCTTAGATTAAGTGTTGACTCcgtataaattattttagatCCATCATCACATATCTAAGATTAAAACAATCGTATATACAATGAAGTACTAAACAATTATTACATTGAGTATAATATTTATACCATGTACAAAAAGATTTTACACAGTTGCGTAACAAGTTACGTGAGGCCcctaaaatctttaaaaaggGCCTCACAGGCATTAAGATGGTTTTTTATAAATGTATGAGAAATTCGTACCTACTAACTAAACCAGGGCCCTAAAATAGGGGGCCGCTCCATCCCTTCCTATCTTatgtttcatattatatttaattataatagaaTGAAATGgcaataatattaatgtatgGCACCTGCGACATGCATTGTTGCGTTGTCGTTAAATGTAAAAGCGTTGTGTGACTTGTATACAGAAAAGTTTTATCACTACGCTCTGATTAATACAGGGCCCTGTTTCACTATGACATCCAAATTGTATCTGATTTGTAACAATAACTTGACAGTTCTTATGTGAAAAGATGTCAAAAActaatttcgcgcataattatGATTTAGAGAATCAGGGCCCTGACGGATGTGGTTGCCAGCACACTTTAGACTTCCAATCTTAGTTACCTTATGACCAAAGTATTAGCTTATAACCTCCGGACCTTTGAACTAAAGTCTGCTTCGCAATCACATCAAAATGTCTACAGACAATATGCTTGCTGGTacttcaattttgaaaaaatataccAAACATTTGATTGGCATATAATTTgttcataaaaacaaaatataatatatctgtTTGTTTAATTAACttatagtacctaccaatatttaattttggttAAGTTACTTACTATTAGGTaaccaataattttaaaaaccagCATGTTTTATATACGTCTGTTAGAGATTACTCCACCAACGGATGCCTTATGATACTTTCCAATACAAATGTTGATTCTATAAATTCTATTTAGAAAAGATCTATTTAGTTAACTTTTCTCACAAACACTTATTTCTTCTTAAATTAAGAATTTCCCAGAGAAATAAATGTAGTATTCAATCTATCATTCCATTACAATAATCTTCAACATGATATCTGATCCTTCGAGGCGAACGACTGTTTGTATTGGAATGTTTTAATAACTATATCTGTTATCATTGTAAGGTGTTGTTGTCTGTGTATAGTTtacatttcaatttaattacGACGTATGTCTATAAgactcattttttttattttaactttcgtgCTCAAGAAAAgcataatactttttttatactttacttTCTGTAGTatcttttgattttttaagctTAAGTTTTTAtgtcaaaattataatattttcttagttTTAGATGTAGGTCATATAATGAGAGCTAGTTCAAACGTTTTTAGCCTCTAGATCGTAAGGGCCCAGAATGCTGGAGGCCCCCCAGCATACAGAGTACAGAGCCTCGAGTAAGGTGAAACTTTCGATTTATGTTGATTGCTTGAGTATGTGCCAGTTCTTATTATGaaacctataataatattatgtaattactTTTTTAAGGAGGCCTGCTGTGGCGTCAGAggaatttatgataatattttataaataataaaaaatctaagaCGAAGTGAAATGATAAATATTACTTACCATTACTATGCGATTCAAATAAGAACATCAGCTAGATATTTCGAAGCTCAGATACTAATCCTTGCGATTGTGATACTAATCAAACTTGTACCACCAGCAACTAAAATGTTTGCTTctaaagcaaaaaaaataaattttttttaagtgttTTCAATATGGGTTACGAAAAATTGTGtagaacaataaaataaatatatgtcAATTTAATAATGTGAATTGAATAACATGTTTACGGTTTAACATTTAAGTATAGCGGAACTCTTCTTATTTGAAACGCGTAgtacttacttttaaataaaatatgcaattttatacgtcacgcaaattgctattgcgctggaatcatgtctcattaacatcgaaatgacgtcagctgaaataaaaatataccctcacttcgaaacttcagtcactgctgacgtcactaaaatggtggccacgcgcattagcaatttgcgggacttatacgtatCCACTGCCGCCATTATAGATCTCAATACAAACTTCCATAATGGCATTagcacattattattataatatcaaaaagAAATGTGAAATTAAAATGCAAACTTACTTAGTACAAATTGTattcaacttttttttaacCTTGAAAATGCTCtcaataatttctttattttttacttattatggTGCAATGacattttaaaactaatttatatGAGATCGAAACTTTCATCAATTTTCAAGTAAACTAAAATATTGCATCATCATCAAAAATCtaaatgtaattaaataattaagttagTATAGTGCACGTAAAACGAGGAGTACAATCCGAAGTCGCATCATGGCGGTTTGCAGTTTGCACAGTTCATACACTAAAGATTAATCAATACACAAGCCCGGCTgagagtttttagggttccgtacctcaaaaggaaaaacggtacccttataggatcactttgttgtctgtctgtctgtcagtcaagaaacctacagggtacttcccgttgacctagaatcgtgaaatttggcaggtaggtagatcttatagctgacatttggggaaaaatctgaaaaccgtgtattagggttagatcacacaaaaaaaaattgtggtcaagaactaataattagtattttcaacattcaaagtgagataactatatcaagtggggtatcatatgaaaggtcttcacctgtgcattctaaaccggtttttattttatttttatgcatcatagtttttgaattatcgtgcaaaatgtcgaaaaaatacgactgtagtatggaaccctcattgcgcgagcctgactcgcacttggccggtttttttgtataatgcGCAGTCATACCATACGCCTCATGTTCAGATGCGCTTCTTTTCCGCGCACTAGACCGTAATATaccggattttttttattagtaggtacctacctatagtccgcgacaggttgagatggcaatcggtgtatgaggcggggggacgccctgcgcacctgcgctcgcccgtactgggttagcgcgggggatgtgcgggtgtgcgggccgttccctccccgattactatttagacctgtcgcgttctgTATGCGGTTTACTTTGTTCAACACGtggattttttatttctttcctTTCTTTAGTGAATTAATTTAGTGAATATAAGTATATTAGTGTATTTCATTGATTCAATCTTACATTATTCGTCTTGTTTTAGCCAGCTTCCTTCATGTTAGGGCCTGGTCATACAACGCGCGACAGTATTGACGACTTTTAAGGTGCTCATATAGATTTCTTACGAAATGAATGGAGGCTTTCGCTCTGTGTAGCTGCGCTGCTGTTGTCGTGCTCCGCGATATAACTTATTTCATAGGCGCAACGCTGAGTGTGGTGGAGGCAATGACGCAACGCaacatctcatcatcatcattacagtTGTTAAACTTGCCTGTATTTACTTTATCATAGTGGCAGCGGCGCCTTTGAGTATCCGccatgttttgttttcattttacaAACTTCAACCGTATATTAAAGcaaataaagctgagtttaagttgttatcaaTACACGCTTGCCTCGGCTCTACTCCACCCCGTAGTATGCGTCCTTGGATCCATACGAATAGGTAAATACTGAATGCGAAaatgtatctgtctgtttgtctgctagcttttcacggcccatccgcttaaccgattacaacgaggtacagagatagcttgcatcccggggacggacaagTCACTTTTTGACTCGCCGCAGTCATTATCTAGTAATGATGCTATAATCTCTAGAGTTAGTTACTGCGACGACGCGTCGCTGCTGTCACTCGTTCAGTGTGACGTCCCGTCGCGCGTTGTGTTTGACCCAGGCTTTAAACCGTAATGATAGTTGTATAAATGTAAATCTGATATTTTTAGGCAGAGTAACTGAATGCGCTGAATAAAAACTTAGTAATCACGTGAACTAGTTTGTAATGATTGAAAGAATATGAAAGATTTGtaattttagataataataataaaaataaaaaaattataattacggTATACAGTGTTTATTTTGATCAGTTTTAGTACCGGCGCGATCGTCTGTCGATTCGATTGAGTTACCCCTGAATTCCCGAGGAAACTCTGGCAAAACGGCATACGAGCATGCTTTAAAATATGCCGTTACCTATCTGTCTATAGAAGTCGTTGAATCACAGCCACATCGTTCCAGCTGTTTCCGAAAGAATAAGACatttaataatccatactaatattataaatgcgaaagtgtgtctgtttgcctgctagccttttactgcccatccgttcaaccgattttggtagagagatagctctgatcccggtgaaggacaaatgttactttttatcccagaaaatcaaagagttctcacgaaacctaaatccacgcggacgaagtcgcgggcatcatccaatagaccataaataaaacaatgacATATAAATAAACGATGTTTATTTCTATCACCGTAACAATTTGacttataatatacatattcgAATTGTTTTCtattacatataaaaataataataataaatagcacCACATAAATAGaataatggggctgattctcttgtacacaatctctaaactaaactaaattaacaggtctaaatctagtgccatccttttccgcaagcaacattatgaaagggatagcaatagatttaggcgcgacattttagtttagtttagagattgtgtacaatggaattagccacacttataactttaataataattgaataaaaacctaaaatataataaaaaattggaattTTTTGGTAGTAAAATGCATTTTTTGGAATGGCAATATtgtaaaaatacaataattattttgttattaggcCTAATAAACTTGCTTTAATAgcctttgataaataataactttCGGAGTGACTTTTTACATCTGGCACTCCACCAGTGCCATATTGTGAAATACTTTGAACTTCAATATgatgtaactatattataacCCAAGTCGTTCGAcgacaataatttaaaattcaacagTTGAATATACTTACAGTgaatttactaataaaataaagtaatcaCTGAATATCACTTAACTACTTTTTGGAAATTGCTTTGGTCGTGTATAGTAAATTACTAAAATACTTAGTacatagtaaaatataaaaaaatatggcaACACAAAAATAATAGGAACAATGAAAGTAGCTTTTCATTAGATTGtttgtaaaaagtttataacattttttgctgtaaaagggatttttaattttcgagttatttaaaataatacaattttaataaaattattactttgACAAAACCAAATTTAGTCGCTTCTATAAAATGTAACTCAGTTTTAAATGTCGATTTTAAATATCGACAGTGAACTGGCAACCGGTACAATCTAAATTTTACCAACTTTACTAGATGGCCTTTGAACTTTACAGGACGAAGGAAATAACTTGTTTCCTTCAGCTAAATAGTGATTGTATACAACTGCCAGTGTAGGTGGAGCCTCGCTAGGGTATGTGTGCTCTTTCAAATTTTTGTGGCACTGCGGAGTACGAAATAGCATAAAGTGAAATCGTTATAATTTTGAGATGAGAGGACATTTTGCCAGTACAGTCGATATTCAAAAAGAccctttgaaaaataaaatataaatactaaaactagcgggagttaacaatttttttaaaactactttgtaaatataacttttttaaaCTAGAATTTGGTAACAAG harbors:
- the lolal gene encoding longitudinals lacking protein-like, with the protein product MGDQQFFLKWNDFQTNMVTSFRHLRDEKSFTDVTLACEGQTCKAHKMVLSACSPYFKSLLEENPSKHPIIILKDVSYLHLQAILEFMYAGEVNVSQEQLPAFLKTAARLKVKGLAEPPPQMPSIKREG